The Corallococcus exiguus genome includes a region encoding these proteins:
- a CDS encoding tetratricopeptide repeat protein, producing the protein MSTGRVMGLAARVALLAVWGCVLGVSCVKRPVDYAREQARTLAPAKLESSSQPSTGPVRKIRVRVYADSDYREQVVRWRSSVVSQLQRASSVMQGQLGVVFELESTREWAHRGVEGELEGSLTALELRDPGEDVDLVVGFVSALKLFSSAQHELGMARLFGRHCVLREMGNAEEVRAIMEGLIHLPQDERQTLYEERKMHKETSIFLHEWAHTLGAFHVRNSHWMMFPSYAPSQSAFTPQTLALLKTSLRHASAGRRDDAAARAWATELGALLASTSSPDWEGPEKEAVVEWLAKVREGKAPLVVHQPQAPLPPEDRRRLDEILALEKAGRVEVAAQQMEPLARRYPEDFFVQRVACYLDTRVAPKLPATREKCEAVAEKFPSEPAPLFFLASLALQQGQHLEAQGQLVRARQRMEANPGTPPEVWGDLAAFFKETSSVTWAEQATQKAGNDSRTEQLRTWARQARRWKALPVDASVSGVAVEREGEFIRAAKDVEDSLDKGSATKVQARLTWLRREFPRAAVLHVLDCEGHLRAGRTGPAKAACRQAVAAYEEAVQAHFILGWLASESGPREEARTHLERVVALEPLHKQAWQLLAEQYRAVGMAEALKTLQGRYREQFAQELR; encoded by the coding sequence ATGAGCACAGGTCGTGTCATGGGATTGGCGGCGCGTGTCGCCCTGCTGGCGGTGTGGGGCTGTGTCCTCGGCGTGTCGTGTGTGAAGCGACCCGTGGACTACGCACGGGAACAGGCGCGAACCCTCGCGCCAGCGAAGTTGGAGTCCTCGTCGCAGCCCTCGACGGGGCCGGTCCGGAAGATTCGGGTCCGGGTCTACGCGGACTCGGACTATCGGGAGCAGGTGGTGCGCTGGCGAAGCAGCGTCGTGTCCCAGTTGCAGCGCGCGAGCTCGGTGATGCAGGGGCAACTGGGCGTTGTCTTCGAGCTTGAGTCGACGCGCGAGTGGGCGCATCGAGGTGTCGAGGGCGAGTTGGAGGGTTCTCTGACCGCGCTGGAGCTGAGGGACCCGGGCGAGGACGTGGACCTGGTGGTCGGCTTCGTCTCCGCGCTCAAGCTCTTCTCCTCCGCGCAGCATGAGCTGGGCATGGCCCGGCTGTTCGGGCGCCACTGCGTGCTGCGTGAGATGGGAAACGCGGAGGAGGTCCGCGCCATCATGGAGGGGCTGATCCACCTGCCCCAGGACGAGCGGCAGACGCTCTACGAGGAGCGGAAGATGCACAAGGAGACGTCCATCTTCCTCCACGAGTGGGCGCACACGCTGGGGGCATTCCACGTGCGCAACTCGCACTGGATGATGTTCCCGAGCTACGCACCGAGTCAGTCGGCCTTCACACCGCAGACCCTGGCGTTGCTCAAGACCAGCCTTCGCCATGCCTCGGCGGGTCGTCGCGATGACGCCGCCGCGCGGGCCTGGGCGACCGAGCTGGGGGCACTGCTGGCCTCGACGTCCTCGCCGGACTGGGAGGGACCGGAGAAGGAGGCTGTCGTCGAATGGCTCGCGAAGGTCCGCGAGGGCAAGGCGCCGCTGGTCGTTCACCAGCCCCAGGCCCCCCTTCCTCCAGAGGACCGGCGCCGGCTCGACGAGATCCTCGCGCTTGAGAAGGCGGGACGCGTGGAGGTCGCCGCCCAGCAGATGGAGCCCCTCGCGCGACGCTATCCGGAGGACTTCTTCGTCCAAAGGGTGGCCTGCTACCTGGACACGCGGGTCGCCCCCAAGTTGCCGGCGACCCGGGAGAAGTGCGAGGCCGTCGCCGAGAAGTTCCCCTCCGAGCCCGCCCCCTTGTTCTTCCTTGCGTCCCTGGCCCTCCAACAGGGGCAGCACCTGGAGGCGCAAGGCCAGCTCGTGCGGGCGCGGCAACGGATGGAAGCGAACCCTGGAACACCGCCGGAAGTCTGGGGAGATCTCGCGGCCTTCTTCAAGGAGACCTCCTCGGTCACGTGGGCGGAGCAGGCCACCCAGAAGGCGGGCAATGACTCTCGGACCGAGCAACTGCGGACCTGGGCTCGGCAGGCTCGACGCTGGAAGGCGCTGCCAGTGGATGCCTCCGTGAGCGGTGTCGCGGTGGAGCGGGAGGGCGAGTTCATCCGCGCGGCGAAGGACGTCGAGGACTCCCTCGATAAGGGGTCGGCGACGAAGGTGCAGGCACGACTCACCTGGCTGAGGCGGGAGTTCCCGCGCGCGGCGGTGCTGCACGTGTTGGACTGCGAAGGCCACCTGCGCGCTGGCAGGACGGGGCCTGCGAAAGCGGCGTGTCGGCAGGCCGTGGCCGCGTACGAGGAGGCGGTGCAGGCGCACTTCATCCTGGGATGGTTGGCCTCCGAGTCGGGTCCCCGAGAGGAGGCGCGTACCCACCTGGAGCGTGTCGTGGCGCTGGAGCCCTTGCACAAGCAGGCGTGGCAACTCCTGGCGGAGCAGTACCGCGCCGTGGGGATGGCGGAGGCGCTGAAGACGCTCCAGGGGCGCTATCGTGAGCAGTTCGCCCAGGAACTGCGCTGA
- a CDS encoding glutathione S-transferase family protein has translation MKLYFHPLSGNSRRVLLVAAHLDIPLERIVVDLTTGKQRETSYLGINPNGRVPVLDDGGFVLWESRAIMVYLAEKTPGQTLLPTDAQGRADVNRWLFWCSAHMAPANTVLVQENFVKQRTGRGPPDPAEVARGEALFAQTAPVLDSHLAGRTWVTQERLTLADLSLAASFALAGPARLPLEGYANLRAWLGRVQELEAWQRTAPPMPPPAARS, from the coding sequence TTGAAGCTCTACTTCCACCCCCTGTCCGGAAACTCGCGCCGCGTGCTGCTCGTGGCCGCCCACCTCGACATTCCCCTCGAGCGCATCGTGGTGGACCTCACCACGGGCAAGCAGCGCGAGACGTCGTACCTGGGCATCAACCCCAACGGGCGCGTCCCCGTCCTGGACGACGGCGGCTTCGTGCTCTGGGAGTCGCGCGCCATCATGGTGTACCTCGCCGAGAAGACCCCGGGGCAGACCCTGCTCCCGACGGACGCGCAGGGCCGCGCCGACGTGAACCGCTGGCTGTTCTGGTGCTCGGCCCACATGGCCCCGGCGAACACCGTGCTCGTCCAGGAGAACTTCGTGAAGCAGCGCACCGGCCGCGGGCCGCCGGACCCCGCCGAGGTCGCGCGCGGCGAGGCCCTCTTCGCGCAGACCGCGCCCGTGCTGGACTCCCACCTGGCGGGCAGGACGTGGGTGACTCAGGAGCGCCTGACGCTCGCGGACCTCTCGCTCGCCGCGTCGTTCGCCCTCGCGGGCCCGGCGCGCCTGCCCCTCGAAGGCTACGCGAACCTCCGGGCCTGGCTGGGGCGCGTGCAGGAGCTGGAGGCGTGGCAGCGCACCGCGCCCCCCATGCCGCCGCCGGCCGCCCGGAGCTGA
- a CDS encoding extracellular catalytic domain type 1 short-chain-length polyhydroxyalkanoate depolymerase: MHGRGIRRLGWFTHVPWFRVAALAIAATAGCGPLGAEAPDTVVPQVEQVEQGLTQVTGFGSNPGNLQMFRQVPAGVPANAPLVVVLHGCTQNAAGVEPGGWTAASNVYKFYVVYAQQPSSNNPTSCFNWFEPGDIARGAGEALSIKQMVDAMKAAYSIDPARVFVTGFSAGGFMVPAMLATYPDVFAAGAINSGGPYRCANSMTEGFSCMSPGISKTPAAWADLVRNAYPGYTGPRPRVSIWHGTNDFTVRPANLTESMKQWTQVHGIDQTPDTTDTVGGFPHKVYRDSAGTALVETYELTGMGHAVPVDPQYSFPGSSTACGATGAYQSDVNLCGVYHQALFFGLTETSTPPDDTTAPTVNVTAPVSGATVSGTVTVTASASDNVGVARVDFYVDGNLVGTASTAPHVFSWNTTTVANGSHVLGARAFDAAGNSALDADTSVTVSNGGTTPTTVSFTSIAAEDGYVKANADGSAAELGTLTGLALGRGVDGKHNRPLLSFDTSSLPDTASITQAFLTLSYSSGSGDPWASPAGNTLVIDVATGTFNAAATETGDWGASATASAVAGVAKFTSGTIRSTDFAGAGASAVNTRGRTQLRLRFAQNPAATAYLFVKDGANATLTVVYSP, from the coding sequence ATGCACGGTCGAGGCATTCGTCGTCTTGGGTGGTTCACGCACGTCCCCTGGTTTCGCGTCGCGGCGTTGGCCATCGCGGCGACCGCCGGCTGCGGCCCGCTGGGAGCCGAAGCGCCGGACACCGTCGTCCCCCAGGTCGAGCAGGTGGAGCAGGGGCTGACGCAGGTGACGGGCTTCGGGTCCAACCCTGGCAACCTCCAGATGTTCCGGCAGGTGCCCGCGGGCGTGCCGGCCAATGCACCGCTGGTGGTGGTGTTGCACGGGTGCACGCAGAATGCCGCGGGCGTGGAGCCCGGTGGGTGGACCGCGGCGTCGAACGTCTACAAGTTCTACGTCGTCTACGCGCAGCAGCCGAGCAGCAACAACCCCACCAGCTGCTTCAACTGGTTCGAGCCGGGGGACATCGCGCGCGGCGCGGGTGAGGCGCTGTCCATCAAGCAGATGGTGGACGCCATGAAGGCCGCCTACTCCATCGACCCGGCGCGGGTGTTCGTCACGGGCTTCTCCGCGGGAGGCTTCATGGTTCCCGCCATGTTGGCCACCTACCCGGACGTCTTCGCGGCGGGCGCCATCAACTCGGGCGGTCCGTACCGGTGCGCCAACTCCATGACTGAGGGCTTCAGCTGCATGAGCCCCGGCATCAGCAAGACGCCCGCGGCGTGGGCGGACCTCGTGCGCAACGCATACCCGGGCTACACGGGTCCCCGGCCGCGCGTCTCCATCTGGCATGGCACGAATGACTTCACGGTGAGGCCCGCCAACCTCACCGAGTCCATGAAGCAGTGGACCCAGGTGCACGGCATCGACCAGACGCCGGACACGACGGACACCGTGGGGGGCTTCCCGCACAAGGTGTACCGGGACAGCGCGGGCACGGCGCTGGTGGAGACCTATGAGCTCACCGGCATGGGTCACGCCGTCCCGGTGGATCCGCAGTACAGCTTTCCTGGGAGCAGCACCGCCTGTGGCGCGACGGGCGCGTACCAGTCCGACGTGAACCTCTGTGGCGTGTATCACCAGGCGCTCTTCTTCGGGCTCACGGAGACCAGCACTCCGCCGGATGACACCACCGCGCCCACGGTGAACGTGACGGCGCCCGTCTCCGGCGCCACGGTGAGTGGCACCGTGACGGTGACCGCGAGCGCTTCCGACAATGTCGGCGTCGCGCGGGTGGACTTCTACGTGGATGGGAACCTCGTGGGCACGGCCAGCACGGCGCCCCATGTGTTCAGCTGGAACACCACGACGGTCGCCAACGGCTCGCATGTGCTGGGGGCCCGGGCGTTCGATGCGGCGGGGAACTCCGCGCTGGACGCGGACACGTCCGTCACGGTGAGCAACGGCGGGACGACGCCGACGACGGTCAGCTTCACCAGCATCGCGGCGGAGGATGGCTACGTGAAGGCGAACGCGGACGGGAGCGCGGCGGAGCTCGGGACGCTCACGGGCCTGGCGCTCGGACGGGGGGTGGACGGCAAGCACAACCGCCCCCTGCTGTCATTCGACACGTCCAGCCTGCCGGACACCGCCAGCATCACCCAGGCGTTCCTGACCCTCTCCTATTCGTCCGGCTCCGGAGACCCCTGGGCCAGCCCCGCGGGCAACACGCTCGTCATCGACGTGGCCACGGGCACCTTCAACGCGGCCGCGACGGAGACGGGCGACTGGGGCGCCTCCGCGACCGCGAGCGCCGTGGCGGGCGTCGCGAAGTTCACCTCGGGCACCATCCGCTCCACGGACTTCGCGGGGGCGGGGGCGTCCGCAGTCAACACGCGGGGCCGGACGCAGCTGCGCCTGCGCTTCGCCCAGAATCCCGCGGCGACGGCCTACCTCTTCGTGAAGGACGGTGCGAACGCCACGCTCACCGTCGTCTACTCCCCGTAG
- a CDS encoding alpha/beta fold hydrolase has translation MSPFRALKALLLVAGLGSSTGCVRSYASAPPLAFQDLDYASPGAKEPWPLKRVALPETAATYGMARVPQMAYVELPAAPGARTVVLIHGLGSYLKFWSAQLDALQRAGYHVVAVDLPGYGKSDKPGSFPYTMEAMADAVRELTRSLGVEHPILVGHSMGGQTALSYAIRYPDEPSGVVLVSPAGFEKFSQKEKDWFARVMSTEFIKSAPEYGIRGSVRQANFQHWRPELEWLIEERVRLAKSPEFDAYAYANVRSVRGLANDDFVRDNLHRITAPSIIIFGEADRLIPNPFLHGGFPRDIFEYGHARIPGSKLVGLEGCGHTVQLDCPVPFNAALEAFLKSLPAAGSPDP, from the coding sequence ATGAGCCCCTTCCGCGCCCTCAAGGCCCTGCTGCTCGTGGCGGGGCTGGGTTCCTCCACCGGCTGCGTGCGCTCGTACGCCAGCGCGCCGCCGCTGGCGTTCCAGGACCTGGACTACGCGTCGCCCGGGGCGAAGGAGCCCTGGCCGCTGAAGCGGGTGGCCCTGCCCGAGACGGCGGCCACCTACGGCATGGCGCGCGTGCCGCAGATGGCCTACGTGGAGCTGCCCGCCGCGCCCGGCGCGCGCACCGTGGTGCTCATCCATGGCCTGGGCAGCTACCTGAAGTTCTGGAGCGCGCAGCTCGACGCGCTCCAGCGTGCGGGCTACCACGTCGTCGCAGTGGACCTGCCCGGGTATGGCAAGTCCGACAAGCCCGGCTCCTTTCCGTACACCATGGAGGCCATGGCGGACGCGGTGCGTGAGCTGACGCGGAGCCTGGGCGTCGAGCATCCCATCCTGGTGGGCCACTCCATGGGAGGGCAGACGGCGCTGTCGTACGCCATCCGCTACCCGGACGAGCCGTCGGGGGTGGTGCTGGTGTCGCCCGCGGGCTTCGAGAAGTTCTCCCAGAAGGAGAAGGACTGGTTCGCGCGGGTGATGAGCACGGAGTTCATCAAGTCCGCACCCGAGTACGGCATCCGGGGCAGCGTGCGGCAGGCCAACTTCCAGCACTGGCGACCGGAGCTGGAGTGGCTCATCGAGGAGCGCGTGCGGCTGGCGAAGTCGCCCGAGTTCGACGCGTATGCCTATGCCAACGTGCGCTCGGTGCGGGGGCTCGCCAACGACGACTTCGTGCGCGACAACCTCCACCGCATCACCGCCCCCAGCATCATCATCTTCGGGGAGGCGGACCGACTGATTCCCAACCCGTTCCTGCACGGTGGCTTCCCGCGGGACATCTTCGAATACGGCCACGCGCGCATCCCGGGCTCGAAGCTGGTGGGACTTGAAGGGTGTGGCCACACGGTACAGCTCGACTGCCCGGTGCCGTTCAACGCGGCGCTGGAGGCGTTCCTCAAGAGCTTGCCGGCGGCCGGGTCACCCGACCCCTAG